Proteins encoded by one window of Vigna radiata var. radiata cultivar VC1973A chromosome 5, Vradiata_ver6, whole genome shotgun sequence:
- the LOC106762279 gene encoding mitogen-activated protein kinase 19, with protein sequence MQQDQLKKDIKELEFFTEYGDANRYKILEVVGKGSYGVVCSAIDTHTGGKVAIKKIHDIFEHISDAIRILREVKLLRLLRHPDIVDIKRIMLPPSKREFKDIYVVFELMESDLHQVIKANDDLTREHHQFFLYQMLRALKYMHTANVYHRDLKPKNILANANCKLKVCDFGLARVAFNDAPTTTFWTDYVATRWYRAPELCGSFFSKYTPAIDIWSIGCIFAEVLTGKPLFPGKSVVHQLDLITDLLGTPSPETIAGVRNDKARKYLMEMRKKSPVPFEQKFPNADPLALRLLQRLLAFDPKDRPTAQEALSDTFFKGLAKVEREPSCQPISRLEFEFERRRVTKDEVRELIYREILEYHPQLLKDYMNGTEGTHFLYPSAIDQFRKQFAYLEENHGKSGPVIPPERKHVSLPRSTVHSSIIPPTTQPSFASYESKQMVAEASKISRSVESNSGSQLRSSRPPPRVPAAKPGRIVGPVLHYDNGRTIKDAYDQRIFYRNSLPHAVSPHCFHRVQPANTKATSETYKDISQGKHQLSCQQCSMPARPAIDLNTNPYYQQGKRDHLNDPVGSIDAKLLQAQSQFGAVGAAAVAVAAHRHSGSFHYGLS encoded by the exons ATGCAGCAAGATCAGCTGAAGAAG GATATCAAAGAGTTAGAGTTTTTCACTGAGTATGGGGATGCCAACCGATACAAGATTCTTGAAGTTGTTGGGAAGGGTAGCTATGGAGTTGTTTGTTCAGCAATTGATACACACACTGGGGGAAAGGTTGCAATAAAGAAGATTCATGATATTTTTGAACATATCTCTGATGCCATTAGAATCCTCAGGGAAGTCAAGTTGCTTAGACTTTTAAGACACCCTGATATTGTTGATATTAAGAGGATCATGTTACCGCCTTCAAAGAGGGAGTTTAAAGATATTTATGTTGTCTTTGAGCTCATGGAGTCTGATCTCCATCAGGTCATCAAAGCTAATGACGACTTGACCCGTGAGCACCAtcagttttttctttatcaGATGCTACGTGCGTTGAAGTATATGCATACAG CTAATGTATATCACAGAGACCTTAAACCCAAGAATATCCTGGCAAATGCAAACTGCAAACTGAAAGTTTGTGATTTTGGTTTGGCTAGGGTTGCGTTTAATGATGCCCCAACAACAACATTTTGGACG GATTATGTTGCCACAAGATGGTACAGGGCCCCAGAACTATGTGGTTCCTTCTTTTCTAAG TATACACCGGCAATTGATATATGGAGCATCGGATGCATTTTTGCAGAGGTGTTGACAGGAAAGCCACTATTTCCTGGAAAAAGTGTTGTGCATCAATTAGATTTGATTACCGATCTTCTTGGGACACCATCACCAGAAACTATTGCAGGA GTCCGAAATGACAAGGCTAGGAAGTACTTGATGGAAATGCGGAAAAAATCTCCTGTGCCATTTGAACAGAAATTTCCAAATGCAGATCCATTGGCACTGCGTCTACTGCAAAGGCTTTTAGCATTTGATCCAAAGGATCGACCAACAGCTCAAGAG GCACTATCCGATACATTCTTTAAGGGTTTGGCCAAAGTTGAGAGAGAACCGTCGTGTCAGCCAATTTCACGATTAGAATTCGAGTTTGAGAGGAGACGGGTGACAAAGGACGAAGTTAGGGAACTAATATATCGGGAAATACTGGAATATCATCCGCAGTTGCTTAAAGATTACATGAATGGAACTGAAGGCACTCACTTCCTTTACCCTAG TGCAATAGATCAATTCAGAAAGCAATTTGCTTATCTTGAGGAAAATCATGGTAAAAGTGGTCCTGTGATTCCTCCAGAAAGGAAGCATGTCTCCCTTCCAAG GTCTACTGTTCACTCTAGTATAATTCCTCCTACTACACAGCCATCTTTTGCTTCATACGAGAGCAAGCAAATGGTGGCAGAGGCATCAAAGATTTCGAGATCAGTAGAATCAAATTCTGGAAGTCAGTTAAGGAGTTCGCGACCTCCACCAAGAGTGCCAGCAG CCAAACCAGGTCGAATAGTAGGGCCTGTTCTGCACTATGACAATGGGAGAACCATAAAAGATGCTTATGACCAAAGGATCTTCTACCGAAACTCACTTCCTCATGCCGTCTCTCCACACTGTTTCCATAGGGTGCAACCAGCTAACACCAAAGCTACATCAGAAACATACAAAGATATTTCACAAGGCAAACATCAACTCTCATGCCAGCAGTGTAGCATGCCAGCCAGACCAGCTATTGATCTTAACACTAACCCATACTATCAACAGGGGAAGAGAGATCACTTAAATGATCCTGTTGGTTCCATTGATGCAAAACTGCTGCAGGCACAATCTCAATTTGGTGCAGTTGGGGCTGCAGCAGTAGCTGTTGCTGCTCATAGGCATTCAGGGAGCTTTCACTATGGATTGTCATAG